Within the Cololabis saira isolate AMF1-May2022 chromosome 22, fColSai1.1, whole genome shotgun sequence genome, the region GTGTTCCCCTGGACAGCACACTGGACTGGAGACCCAACACTGATGCTGGTTGTAAAAGGACAAGGCCGACTTTACTTCTTAAGGAGCTTAGACTCTTCAACGTTTGTAGCAAGATGTTCATCTTCTGTGagtctgttgtggagagttCATTCACATTGGACCCAATGccttaaagaaactgaacaaactgatggAGAAGGCTGGTTCTGTTCTGTGGTCCATTGTGCGAAGGAGGATGCTTCATAAAATGAAGATCACGGAAGACCCTAAGAGACTTTAACCACAACTACTGCAAAAACAGACAGCATGTTTTTCAGGGAAGGTCTTGAATCTTTAAGCAAGACGGTGCAAACATTAGAAACAAAGACTTGTAGGAGCTGAACTGGCCTGCGGTCCAGGATTTCATCGACTGGTAACACGTGATGCACCATGAACTGGACTGAAGAGCAGCTACGATTCTTTATTGTAGCACAGCCCGACAACTTTCTCCCCCCAAAACTCTGGCAACTGGCCTGCTTATTTCCCAGATGAGGTTTCTGGACCCTAAGCCATGTCACcggtccacttactgtgtgtgtgtgtgtgtgtgtgtgtgtgtgtgtgtgtgtgtgtgtgtgtgtgtgtgtgtgcacatgagTATGAGTGTGTGcgcgcgtggggggtggggtcatATGCGATGTTTTAAATTCTGTttgtgattgttattttatttttcttataaagcaccatgtgttacATTCCTAATGTATgaatggtgctatataaataaataaagtttgagtttgTAGGAGGGCGGCTTgatttgtaaataaaatatgggtttCGAGGACTTGCAAATCACTGCACttggtttttatttacatttttagtgTCACTTTCATGGGAGTTTGGgttgtacatttacattttcagtgAGCCTAAACTGGTCCTCTGTTGTAACAAAACCCCCACTTCTTAAATCTCTAACGTTATCTGCGTTTTGCAGAGCGGTTGTGTCCACAGtggggagggtgggggggggtccaTTAGGCCTGATAAGAGATCTGGTTTAGATTACGTCACTGAAATGTGATCAGGTCTTATTTCCATGTAACTGATGTTCTGCTTCAACTCTCTCACAGGAAGTTTCTCAGGTCCACTTGGGGCTGGACTTGCCTCCTCACGGGCTCCTTCGtcatcctcctctccttctcGGCGCGTCGCTCCGTCCCCCTGTCCCTCCGCCACCTGTCCCGGATAGGGGTGGGAGCCGTGCTGTGGTGGGCGTGCCAGCGCCTGCTGACCCTCCTGGAGGACGCGTCGGGGACCTGCTACGAGCCCGTGGCGTCGTCCCCGGACCCCCAGGCCGCCGGCTCCCCCGCCCAACCGCTGCTGCTCCTGCATGAAGACCAGACCAAGGCCTCCTGCCTCCGAGCCCACATGCAGTGGAGAGGCTACGAGGTCTCCCAGGACACGCTCATTCTCTGCCTGTGCTGCCTGCTACTTGCAGAGGAAATGTCGGTGTTTGCCCGCCACCTCGCCCAAGAAAAGGGCCTGAGGAGGACGGCCGGTGCCCCGCTGAGAGTCCTATTCCTCCTCTGTGTGGTTCTGCTCGCCGTGTGGATGGTGTTGCTTCTGTGTTTGCTCGCATACTTCCCCAAATGGCCTTCCCAGCAGCTGGGGGGTGCGCTGGGCTACCTGGGTTGGAGGGGGCTCTACCAGGGCTGGTACCGGCTGAGAGTGAGCCAGTGGTCGCCCGGTCTACCGGGAGAGGGGCTTTTCACCACAGACGCCGTCAACCAGTATCAGTAGCCTGGGCCACTTCgtgaaaacattttcaaaagtaAAACAGCAGCAGACTTACAGGAATCATGTTGCTTTATTTGTAATCTGAACCAAAATGCAagcacagaaagaaaaacattttttttttttccctcagagCAGGTAACTGTTTCTCGTGGGAGTGAGTGTCATACTACACTAGATGTAGCCTGTCAGCGAGCCCCGGCTCCGGTCTCAGTAGATGAGAGCTTTCCCGTCTCCTCTGGGCTTCTTAATCTTGTCGTAGTTCTTGTTAATGATGTCGAACAGCACGGCCTGCAGATGGAAACGCACCCCGTGAGTGGGACACACAGGCAGACAGCAGCAGGAATACAAAATATGGAGGACAAGAGCAACGTGCAGGTATTCGGCTCTTATTATGACCAATATCCCTTTTAGTCACAAGCTGATAGGACGGCAGATTAAGTAACTACACTGCTGCTCCGACACAGTTGTAGCAAACCACTATACTCAAGATATAGCCTGTGATTATACAAGACGGTGCACTGAATTAGACACAGGTGATTTACATCAGCCAGTACAGTTCTTACATATGTGTTGCGGATGTCCAAGACCACGAGGCGGAGCTCGCAGTACTGATACTGGTCCAGTTCATGCACCAGCTGTCTGTAGTCTCCCTGTAGCAGAAGAGCGCACAACATAAGCATTTTTACAAGCAGGGAGTCGCATGTAGAACAACGTCCTAACAGTTTAACCCAGCCGTTTCATTCACATGCCACATAATCAATGCATTTTACCTGAATTTACTGTCATTCTCATGTTGATGTAATAAAAACAGCATTGATGAAAACATATAACACAAGATACTGACCACATGGGCTTGTTTGGAGGCCTTGGCCACAGCATCCCCTCTCTCGCTGTAATATCTggcattaaataaatatatgatgaGAGACAGGAGTCATTCATTGATATCAACCTTACTGCATGTCagaaaaaaaggattaaaaTGTAGCAGAACAAGCCGAATGTTGAGCTAAAATTTCAATGTTTTAACTTTTCATGCATCGGAGGAGGATCATCGTACCGCTCCTCTCAACTTAAGAGTTATAATTTTGTTTGCTGCATTTCCCTCTGACTGTACTGATGtacagaaaacaaataaaaagatcaGAATTTCACACTTGTAAATGCTTTTGTGGTGATTTATCCCCTTGGGACGGTACGTAGTAATTTTAGTACTTGAATTTTATGTTATTGTGTTTGACAGAACAACGGCAGTGGGTGTCCACTGAGCTCTGAGCTTTTATTTAGAAACAATTAAATTGTGAGAGAtgttattactactattattacaaCAGCAGCATTGACTGCTTGTCAGATGAATGCGGGTGAAGATCCACGAGGCAACAGCTGCACGGACGCGGGCTCTTACTTTGAAATCTGAGTCTGGAACGCTTCGATCTTGGTACGCGTGTTGGTCAGCAGCTCAAACACTTTCTCCTGTTGGACACCAACCAATATGGTCAACTTAACTCCAGGCAAAAGAGTTAAGACATGTCACTGCTTTACAACCGTTACCGACCTGTACAGCTACTCCAAAGTTGTTGCCATCTTCAATCTTAGGAATCTGGAGCTGCACCCACATCGACACCTGCCAGCACACGGAGCCGTATTTAAACATCTTTCCGTACAACTGTATTGCGCAGGGTTGTTTTTGATCGACTTTTCAATGATAACTTGAAGTGACGACTGACCGTGTTCAGCTTCTCCTTCAGCATCTGGATCTCAGGTTTGACCTCCTGCAGGAGACTCTCCACCCGCTCGTTGCTGCCGATGGGACCGCAGGGAGGCCCTGCAGGACACAACATCCCCAACACTCGAAATCACTCAAATATTCCTGAGCAGGACTTTATCCAAGTAGAGGTAGAACCGAACCAGTATCGGCATCAGGAAGCTGATACTGACATAAGTGATCTGATACTGGAAGCCAGCAACAACAAACCTTTATGGTCTCACTTCTACAAAAGCACTACTTGGTCCATCGTGTTCAGATGAAGCGTTGgtttttaacttatttaaaaGGGTTGATTAATGATATGTTTTTACTTTCTCAACTGTTTTTGCACTTTCATGtcattacaaatattataactgAAGATTACAGATAACTCTCCTCTGATACTGGACTCACTATCGTTTATGAAGTCGGTCTGGCGACAGACGAACTGCAGCAAGCAGAAGTTTGCATAACGTCGCAAACGTGAACTAATTTCAGGCAATTAAGAAAATTATGCCTGATCTGGGAACATTTTTGGAGAAAAACGAATCAATTTTACGGCACAAACAGCTACATGGTGGATTTGTCTGCATCTGCAGGGAACTGCTTGTGAAGCTTGAGGAAGCAGAAGTGGAGCCACAACGTAATAATGCAGATTAAAGTAAAATCATATACTAACATAAACTATTAATTTGAAAGAAATAGTAAAAttgacatacatatatatatatatatatatatatatatatatatatatatattaaaaaaaatcagatcagaaTTTTCAAAAAAAACGTGGATCGCTGCATCGCTACACCTGAATTGCTGTTTTACAGAAGTTCCCTTTTCAAAGCAGAATTTGTTGATAAAACCACATTTTTTGTAATCCATTTGGTCTTTATTGAAACAAATGTAGTACAGTGAGTTTTActgtaaaatatttgaaaatcaCTCCTTGGGATCATCGTATTCCTTCATATAACTGAATTAATTTGCTTAAACTCTTGTCTATATCATCTCAGTCTTCCCATTTACCTGAATCTTGATCCTCTTTGTCACTGTCGTTGTCCTTGTCCTTgtccttctttccctccttgGCCTGCTTCTGCAACAGGAAGCATCAGGTGAAACAGTCCTCACTACCTGGTCTTCTCCTGGGCATCTTGCACACAATTTGCAGTTGTGCTTTTTCTTTGAATGAAGAATTTATTCGACTCCCAGCCGGACGCCTTAAAATTAGCTTTTGAACGAGCTCCCATAACTTAATCAGCTTTTGCCAACCCATTTTACTTCCTAATCTTACAATATTAACGTCGACCTTCATCTATATGTCATGTGTAATCATGTGTATATGATTAAAATGAtatatgtaaaaccattcacaTCTGACGAATGGGCATCACCCTAGATTTTTAAAATGTGACTCTATATAAAAAGGCCCACTCACAGCCCTTAAAAACCGTGActggttgccacggtaaccaggGACTCGGTCCCAGAGTGGTTACTCCGTGATGCTGCATAAAAACCTTGCGCTCGGTCGCCCCGGCTGAAAGGCTCTATTCATGAGCTCTGGAGAAATGCAAAGGTTAAGTAATAAAGACCAGAGGCTCCTTGTTGTTGAACTTATTCACATTTTGTAATCTAAACACAATCACACACTTAAAACCCTTGTTTACAACTACATCTGAAGGAACTGCATTTCCTGAGAGGGGTCCAGATTTTGTAGACATTGGTGCCTGAGGTGTTTGGATGGTGGGacccacctcctccttcttcttgCGCTTGGCCTCCTCTTTAGCTGGATCTGGGATGGGGATGTCCAGCGGGGCCTTCAGAGACGCCAGGTCATCACAGGTGAAGGACGACtatgacaaataaaataaaataaattaaatacaatgCCACAGACGTACTTTAGACCAGGACACACAGCTTGACCGGATGGAAGTTGGGGGTTTATTAGTCCAAATCTGTCTCCCTACCTTCAGCAGCATCTGCAGTCCTTCGATCTTCTGAGGGAAAAACTTAGAAACCAGCTCTTCTGCctgtgtaaaaaacaaaacaattcagttcccactattaaataaaaatatatgacTAACAAGGAAGTTGGATACTATTTCTAAATTTGAGGAAATTACCTCCTTTGAGAGCTTTTGGCAGAAGTCATCCACCTGCAAACACAAGTTCACAGTTTGAGTTTAATAGTGAAAGTGTCTCCGTATGAAGCAGGTTTATTCCACCTGTGTGATGCTTTGAGGCCTGTCCTCGTTTCacctgctcaaggctgatttatggttccgcgttacaccaacgcagagcctacggcgtttaacgcggaactataaatcaggctCATCGTCTGTCCGCCCATGAAAACACGCACTGACCGTGACCACCACACCAGACAGGTGTGCAGGAGTGAAATCTGAGCCTAAAAGTGTGGATCTTAAACTCTTATTTTCTAGCAGCTCACCTGCTTCCTCGATTCCATGCGAATATCCATTGAAGCCATGTCGTCTCTGCAAAAGAAAAGTTATGTGAATAAACCTTCTGAATAGTTTTAGCTTTAACAAAATGATAatggaaaagaaaggaaaagggaagaaaaacggGAGCTTATATCAGTGTAACTCGACGCCGTGCAAGACGGGAAAAATACTCACAGTTACTCAGCGTAAAAAGCGAAAATGAAAGTCTTTTTAGTGACTTTCCCACTTGAATGCGAGGCGCCGCGGGGCATTGTGGGACTTGTAGTTTTCACGGAGCTGAGGCTTTTCAATTCCTACAACAAAGAGCTGCTGAGAGGAAACGACTTTGGAAAAGTCCCCGACAAAACTCCCATTGTCCACCAAAGAGTAAGAGCGTAAGTGTTTGTTATTTGTAATCTTAAACAAACCATCCAAATGTTTGTCCTTCCTAAGATAGATAGACAACAAGGAAGACAATTATTAACATCCACTGACTGAATTAAGGTACATTATACTATAATTAGGCATATTAAGCTGTCTAACACAATTTATCTTTTTGCAAATAAACCTCACAATGATTTCaggattaagtcattttgaacaGTGACATTGTGTTGTTGTTCCAAATGatgtaaaaacaaacatctgtGATACATGTAAAATAATCAACCTCCACTGagtaaacacattaaaaaacaacaaaaaatgctgCATTTGGCTATCTACCACAAAACGCTCAATTAAGCTATTTCTTACAATTAATATTTGAAACGTTTTGCTAACAAACTAGATGGTGCTGCAATAAGTCTGATCCAATAAGATGATTAAACTTGTGTAAACATATTGAAAACAGATTAAGCCACATTCATTTATGTCCCACAATAAACTACGTTAAGCAATTTCTCACaattgaactttctttttctttttttgtaaataaaccttTTTACTGACAAATGAATCTGAAGTTCTGCCTGTGTCCACGAGATGGTGCTGTTTTCCCAAAAGGAAGTGAAGGGTTTACCTGAAGCTCCTGTTCTGAAGCACTGTCTGTGAACTCCTGATATCACAAATACATGATTTCATTTGTTATTAATTAGAATTGTGTTTCTCTTTATTACAATATATATTTAGTACATATTATATGACTGTTATTACTGAGGAGTTGGATGCACCGTCCCAAACATAAATACGCTTTCATCACAATCACCTCCAATTCTAAATCAGGGTTGCTGTGTAAATCACTAAATTAGAGTGTTAGATTAATTTTGTTTTCTTCATAAATGTGTTCAGTGGACATAAATTAtgcatttattaattaattaaatttaattgtgtgtgtgtgtgtgtgtgtgtgtgtgtgtgtgtgtatatatatatatatatatatatacatatatatatatatacatacatacacacacatacatatacacagttGCCCATAAagtataataatacaataattttGCTTTCAGacacattcctcttttttttttttttatttatacacaTAAATTCATCATTTTTGACCAGGTGCAATGAGATTGATCAATACAATTTTTAGAATATATCTTTATCAAGAATAAATCACATTGTCAATCATTTCATGGAAAGAGGTAAAAAATATTGTATTCcaactttacacacacacacacatatatatatacaggactgtcgcagaaaattggaatattgtgataaagttatttattttctgtaatgcaatttaaaaaaaacaaaaatgtcatacattctggattcattacaaatcaactgaaatattgcaagccttttattattttaatattgctgattatggcttacagtttaagattaatattcccagaatattctaatgaaTATATTCTAAtaattttgagataggatatttgagttttcttaagctgtaagccatgatcagcaatattaaaataataataaaaggcttgcaatcgAACCGAACCGAGAGCTCTCACACACCTGGGAAAGCTTGCAGACCCGGAATTAAAGGAGAGGCGAGAGGTTTATGGTTTTGGGACGATCAGTTTAATTTAGAGCGGTTCAGAGCTACATTTGTGTTTTAATTAAGTTACTGTTCGTATTACTGTGCATTATCATCATGATTGTGTTCGTTTATTTTGTGGCGCCATTTTCCGCCAGTTATTCACGGTTTAAATGCCGTGTTTGCCATCcggtctaattgcacgtggcgtggtgAGGGCGCCGcgatctttaaataccacagagccCCGCCATCTGTAAACGTTTTGGCCGGCCACGTGCAGCCACATTGTCTTGAAACACAGATGATCGGAAGTTTGATATcatgtctattattgttttcgATTTCTTTTCCATTTTATGCAGTTAACGtttcatttctatttttattgttgttgtttttttcttgttagttgatGGTTTTATGTTTATCGTAGTGTGCCATCGGAATTTATTTGGGTATCGCTTTTACATCTGCTTGGTACctggatgtaaataaattctgattgatgttaatgagaagttgtttgtgtttcataCTAATTCTggtcacaatggctgtttgacagagctagagCTGAACTGTACGCCTTCAAccgttattctgtaagtgataatagtaagatttgctactctgcagaataatatctatttttgagactgatttcCGCTGtgaaagttatcattttcctggttaAGGCCCAGGTGGTGCCCCTGCAAAttcaagtcattttgataattcaatttgataaataattttccttattaattattaataattgttgaataaaattattgatAGTTCTTGATAACTGAACAGTGCTACTTGTGTGGCACAACACTGGAAACCAAACTCTCCAAAGATCATGGCTGTTCCTGAGCCTGACTTTCAAGCTGTCCAGCAAAAGAGGCGGAGAATCTCGTAAGTTGGAGTGCCAGTGACTTGTTACACCTGCTCACA harbors:
- the LOC133423661 gene encoding fat storage-inducing transmembrane protein 1, which produces MDPKTGHSSNGPLSGMNVEKLQKIAAAAVTSGRFVLRPLNAALEFVTNLLAWVLGSSLARRHFHLMLSGLVLFGPVLSFWVSKYSIFANGNNFLYRKFLRSTWGWTCLLTGSFVILLSFSARRSVPLSLRHLSRIGVGAVLWWACQRLLTLLEDASGTCYEPVASSPDPQAAGSPAQPLLLLHEDQTKASCLRAHMQWRGYEVSQDTLILCLCCLLLAEEMSVFARHLAQEKGLRRTAGAPLRVLFLLCVVLLAVWMVLLLCLLAYFPKWPSQQLGGALGYLGWRGLYQGWYRLRVSQWSPGLPGEGLFTTDAVNQYQ
- the psme1 gene encoding proteasome activator complex subunit 1, giving the protein MASMDIRMESRKQVDDFCQKLSKEAEELVSKFFPQKIEGLQMLLKSSFTCDDLASLKAPLDIPIPDPAKEEAKRKKKEEKQAKEGKKDKDKDNDSDKEDQDSGPPCGPIGSNERVESLLQEVKPEIQMLKEKLNTVSMWVQLQIPKIEDGNNFGVAVQEKVFELLTNTRTKIEAFQTQISKYYSERGDAVAKASKQAHVGDYRQLVHELDQYQYCELRLVVLDIRNTYAVLFDIINKNYDKIKKPRGDGKALIY